CACTGTAGGAGGCACAATTGATAAGTCATGCAATCATACCAGCCTAGGTAGCatggcggcaaaaaaaaaaaaaaaaaaaaatgtgagagcAGGCAAGAGCAGATGCTCAGTGTCGACATGACCACGCCTCACTATTGATGCTGTATCTCTGGTTGTGGCATATGGTAACTCTTCGTGTAATATATTCCGTGGCTATTAATGTGTGATAAGCTGTGCATTGGCAAAAAGTGGTTTGATTGCTGCTCTAATGAAATTTTATCAATCATATAACTAAGGCACGAAACGATGCTGTCCACAGATCATATTTTGTGACACAACGTCCTCATTTAGAGGCGGAACATGCTTTTACCATTTCTCTGCAGGGAGACCGCAGGCACTGAGCTTATGGTAAAATACTTAGGCATTCTTTTCACCTAAACCTCCTTTATATCACTTTTGGTTGGAACTGATTGGCTTCAACTGGTCggagagttttttttctttctttttagtaaTGCCTGCTACTAGCAGGTGACTATGGCATGGTATTTGATTGGGTCATAGAGTTCGGTTCGCAAAATATGTCTGGACTGACTGTGCAATGTATAAAAAATTTTTTAAATTGTCATTGCAATTAATTGCTGTGAAATACACCATAATACTTCCACTTGCTTGAAATTCGTTTTTGAGAACCTTGGCATGAAATTGTGTTAATTCACATATTTATAGATGGTCAATCATAATGTGGGCTGTGGAGGTTTTTAAATTCGTACAATATAattatttttaatgataacagtATAAGATTTTTGGTTTGCCGATGAACTTGAATGGTCTGGACAAGTGGTGTCATCTGACGGTGGAGAAATTGACCACACAAGCACATAATGTAGATAAATGTAGCAGAAACATTCTCACTAATTCGTTCAGATGCAGTAGTGTTGGGTCAAGTGATCTGTTCACTGCAGAGCTGAAATTGAATAGATGGTTTTAAGCAAAAGATGAAGCATTTTACTGTTAAACGAAAATAAGCAGAAATGATTTTAAGCCAGGAGCATAGTATTTATGTTAAGAGGACTCTAAGGTAACTAGCACTTTAAATCAACAGTGAAAGGCAGTGCCAGCAAACATCTAAAATGCCAATAATCAAATTGAGCccattcaaataaaaaaagccaTTCACTTCGAATACTGTGGGTTCGGTAAACATTTTTCACTCGCAACACTTTCAACCCTAGGCTCACAACCGTTCCAAGATTGCCAATGGACCTAATCCCTGAAGTTCTTCCCTTCACGAATAACTCCTCTAGTCTGGTATCTTTGGATTGTAAGTTGACCTAACTTCTGCTGTAAGATCTAACACCGGAAACTTCGATTACCTGAAGATCTTGCATTATTTTGCCTATACGGACTGTTTTAAATGCAGCTTTCTTGTGTAGTAGGAAATGGAATTCATTGTGTTTACTCATTCTCTTCTTGAGATTTATTCTTAGATGTATGGACATTATTTTACTTGCTATTATTGTTCAATGTTTGGCATTCATTCCCACTCCCACGATGGCCCAACAGTACTTTATTAATTGAGGAACGATGGTAAGCTAGAAAAAACAGTGTGTTTTATGTTTCAGTTTTAACCATGAAGCTCACAGCGAGCTCTGTCTAAGACAGTCTTTATGCTGTCTGCATAAAGAAGACTTGCAAATTATTTACGATCATGAGTATGTGGTCGTAAAACAAAGCTTTACTATTAGGAATAACTTACATAGAGTGTAGTTGCTCACCTCTTTCTATTATTATTCGTATTATTATTTTGCTGgttctttgtctgtcaacatATGTAGTAAATGTAATGTTTCTTTAGCCATGAATTTTTGGGGATCCTTGTAGACCGGTAGAATGGGTGAGGAACTACCTGCAGACagataaaaaaaggggggggggggagaagtcaTTACACAGCAGGCAGAGTGAAGTATGTGGCTCTATTCTAATAGATTTCTGGGGGCCCCTATTTGAGTACCTCTGTGTAAGACTTTATTTTGGACATGTGGGCACATGCGAAAGGTTTTCTTTGCTTCTTCGTAGGCATTTACAAGCTTGTCCTTCTAATTTTCTTCATAGTTTCACAAACTGTTTGAAACAGGAAATACCATATCTGCTTTTTCTGTCACTAAAATTCTCCGTAGACAGTTTGCACCATGCTTATTTAATAAGGCTGTAGcgggggctagttggtacgactTCATTTTGTGATGCACAATTTATTTCACTTCAAGCATTAAATGACTTATGTAAGGCTtggagaaagaaaaacaagaggaATTAGTTGGCGATCAAAAATGGTTGACATTTAAGCCTTCAGGTCAAAAAGTGCCACCGACGCATCATGTATTTTGCAAGGGGAGGCATGACTACTTACGAAAGGTTAATTTCTTTTTCAGAAAGCGCATTGAGGGTCTGCTGATGTGCTGTTCACTAATGCATATAGGAAACAGTTTGGCGATTTCCCTCTCTGTGTGATCAGTAGTACGCACCAATAATCTTGTCTGTGTTTCCTGCTTGCTTAGGTCCGTTGCATTATTTTGTGCTGCCTTCTTCGATAAAAAAAAGCCAACCCTTATATGCTCATGCATGCAGGTCATGGAGAAGGGGATGGGCAAGCTTCTGCGTCTCAAGTCCCACCTGAGCCCATTCATCTCGCAAGTGGCTGGCCTGCTGGGTCTGCAGGAGCTGACGGCGGACGCCATGTCCTCCAAGGTAGAGGAGATGCTGCCCGTCATCCGCCAGGTCAACGCCCAGTTCCGCGACCCGGACCAGACGACCTTCGTGTGCGTCTGTATCGCCGAGTTCCTCTCGCTCTACGAGACCGAGCGGCTCGTCCAGGAGCTCACCAAGTGTGGCATCGACACACACAACATCGTCGTCAACCAGCTACTGTTTCCGGAACGCAACCCGTGCCGCATGTGCGCCGCCCGTTGCCGCCTGCAGGCCAAGTACCTGGACCAGATCGCCGACCTGTACGAGGACTTCCACGTGACGCGGCTGCCCCTGCTCGACCAGGAGGTGCGCGGCGCCGAGCAGGTGCGCGCCTTTTCTCGTCACCTGGTGCACCCGTACGTGCCGCCCCACTCCTAGCCCGACCTTTACAGTGAAACCGTCGCTGCCCGCTTTTTGTGTCTTCTGCTGTCTCATGTGCTCATTTTGTTACCTCGAAGGACCCCACCCTCAAATAAAAGTGGTATAAGaggtgtatgtgtgtgcataatGTTAATATCTTGATGAAGTAGTCATAACGAATCTATACTGTGCTTGTTCTTGACTTTAAAAAATCTATGGTTAACAGTTCTATAAAAGTTTGGTCGGGTAATGTGACGAGAAAGTTGCGGTCAATGGCCAAGTCGAGATGAAAACAGATGTTTTAGGACTTTCAAAACTAAACTAGTTGGTCAtgtcatgtcataattttcactaTGATTTACCCATGCATTCTGGCCAGTTGGTCTTGTTAACGTGGGCTGTAAAGCATGTCCAATATGGCAGTGATTACTTAAAGCAGAGAAAAAAATCATAGCTATATGTAGCATTGATCCCAAGAAGTTCGTTGCAGTTTGTGTCTTCTCTGtgaagaaaagaagaatgaaattaTGCAAGTTTTTTCCAATAGACTTGTGTACAGGCCATGGTGACTGGATATCAATGACAAAGCATGGCTTTGAAGTGTTGAAGCAAGTATTAAATTGgcgattgttgaaatagtggtccataAATGGTCATAGTACAATATTGTGCCAAGGGAGTGCTTATTTTAAAACTAAATCTCGTTTTAGTGGCCTGCATCGCTTTCGAATCACCTGCCTGAAAGCGATTTTTCTGATGTCACTGTttccatgcacaacgttgcccaatTTCACTACGCGGCTGCCGACACTAGCAACATCAGAgcaaaagtagcgggagccacagcaggaACAACGGCTGTTTAACAATTTTCTGCTTGCTTGGTTGCACTAGGGCCCGCTAGGTGGCACCACCTAGGCAGCCAAGCCAGGCAAAATGGAACTTTGGGACCACTTCTGCCATTCCCCATGGTAATGCCAGGCAGTTCTTTTTCTTATGAATCAAAGAAAAATGGACAAGCAGCATTTTCTTACGTGCTGTAATTCACGGAAGGTTCTTTCTTTACTGCAGCCAATTTGATTACCAGTGAATTATTGTAGCTGGACACTCTCATGTCATTGGGATCATTTAAAAAATATTCTACTCGGGGCACATGTGATGTCGTAAATTTACCCTAAATTTCTTAGAGGACTACTGTTGATAATATTGATGTTTTAAGACATTCCCAAACATGGTTCTTTCACTTGACACAAATTTgcctttagtgtacctttaaacATTACAACTATTCGAGTGCATTACATTTCTGACACCAAGCTATACAGGGTCACTTGTGTGAGTCCCAGCTATGGGAGCTACATTCAAACGGGGAAGGTACAACAGCATGAAACAAAAAGGGACTTGACCAGTGTGTTGTTATGTACTATAAGTGTGCTCAGCCAACTAGTAGAAACAACAACCTTGTGTTATTAACTTGCTTTCCTGGTCTACAATGTTGCAGATCTTCTCCACTCTTTGTGAACAAACAGAAATTTTCATTTCCCCCACCGCCGCTGTGAAAGACCAGATGCCACTGAAACTTAATTCATGAATGTGAGCTATGATACAGTTACTGTCATATTATACACTTTTGAAGTAGTTGACAACCCTTTATCAGCTTGTCAGAGCAGTTCTTAAGCTAAGAATACATGCTCCGCCCCCACTACTGCAGCCCGCCTGTCGCTCATCTATGCAACAAAGCAATGATTGACGATTTCGGTTATAACCATAAGCACACTCGCTGATAATGCAAATACTACACATACTATAAATTATAAATTTGTTGTTCCTTCTTAAAACGTTACATTTCGCAGAGCAATGTGGtcaaaatgttttaatgaaattttGCTAAGTAAAATTTTCCAGCCAAAATCTAGCGAAATGAACAGGAGCCTGTACGGGCAAGTTATGTGCCTGACGTCACGTAAATAGCCGACTATGATTCAGTAAGACGTGTATGCAAATTATGCCTGGAGGGAGGGCGACCGCTGTGTGGGGAGCTTACATTTTTCTGGTATTCTTAGGCTGTAAACTACTATAGAGATGTGTGAATAGCGAAATTCTAAGTATGAAGCAAATTCAAATATGCAGATGTGAGTGCGAATCGAAGCGAACACTTTTCTAATAGTTCGAAGTGGAATCGtgggaaaaagaaaggttggagCTTACTCCTAAGCATATTCTTCTGAAATACAGCAACATGAAGAGAGAGATGCAAGGAAAGACAAGGAGGTTGACTAGCctagcaacatgaaagtgtttctttttgctAGTTTGATGAAGTGCTGGCAGGATGCTATTTCATAAGTCTTATCGAGAATGAGGCACTGCACAGGCTGAATTGTATTAgtacatgatttggtgcaaccgAAGTGTTGCCGACAGGACTTTTTCACGTGAAAGGCAAAGACACAATTTCCTCATCCCCTTTCAACGTTtgtggaagcccaactgatgCAGCAGACAAGGTTGTGCTCCCTCAGAGTTGGGAATTCCAAATCTGCCTTGTAGACATCGTCATACAAGAACGTTTGAAAATTTGGGTGCTAAAAATCTTCAATGTCCAATCTTTGGAACTTCCTGCCCAAATTTCAGGCCCAAAACAGGATCAGTTGCTGTTGAACTATGCACAGAGAGGTGAGGATATCCACCTAACAAGTCTCCGGATTTTTGACAACCTGAGTGCTTTTGTAATTACACTTGTTCCGCCAGTGGTAACAAAGCTATCACAAGAGTTGGGAATTCTAAGGAGCAAGCAGATAAGGAAGTGTTCGTACCCAACACACTCATCTGCGGTGCAAGATTCAACAAGGACTTGCAACATGGCGAGTATCACAAAAGTGTTTCGCTGGGCTAGTTGGTCACACGTAAGAGGTAAAAACGGCGCATAATAGACGAGATGAATGAAGAAACACACAGGACGAGTGCTTGTCTAACATTTGTGGTATTGTGCACGACATCAAGAAAATCGCCAAGAAATCGCACGTAGAGCTTTTTAGCACCCCCAGTAAGCTAGGCAAACTTCGTAGATGCGTCAACTGGGAAGGGCCCAAGTAGCTTTTGTGCACAATGAAACCGTTTATAGGATGCACAGCCCACATCGTCAATAAAGTTCCGCTCTGCTGAAATATGCACATTGGTCAAATGGGTCGTTATTTTAATCAGCGACTAGGCAAACACCATAGCAATTGTGTAATAAAAGAAGGCCGCAAcaaagccctccactgcggcaggCACGTAAGGGTGCACACCAGAGTTCCCAGACTGCAAAGTAATAGGAAGGCACCCAAGCATGTACAGTCGTCTGATAGCCAAAGCTTTTGCTATAAAACTAATGTGCGACACTTGCGTTAGTGAAACATCTGTCACACTATGCAAAGAGGAGATTAACTATCTTTGCATGTGCCTAAGTACATTCAGAAATTTGTAATCTTGTTAGTAGCTTTTACCCATTTTATCATGACGAATAGCTTGAAGTTCCACGCGACTGATTTGCCTACCCTTTCATTATATTGCATTGAATAAATAAAACAGTCAGCTTTTCAATGCTCATTTTACGTGTTCTTTCACTCGTCTTGTCGATATTGTGCTCTTATTGCCTTTCAGTATGGCGAGTATGACCTTATTCCGTACTGCTGTCTTGAAAAGGCATAATGCAAGCATAACCAGCTTCAAAACAAAAGCTTGGGTTTATTTACGTGGTCACAAAACTGAAGCCAAAATAGCCAGTCAGTTATTAAAAAAAATAGTAGAATTCTGCTCCAAGGACGGCCAACAATTATTGAATAATAGTTTCAAAATGGCTGGCTGTACCAAAACAACTAGGAGCTCAGAAATAGTCCTTAAAGCTTGTTTTTTACAAGGCCATGCAATGCATTTTTGGTTGTAGGGTCCGCAGCCCACATTGCGTAGTTAAGCTAACACATCAGCCAGACAGAAGGTTAAATGAACATGAAACATGGCTCACAGCGGGTATCCCAATGTCAAAATTCATGCTCAAGGAATTCATCGTGCTTTAATGAGATGAAGTAAAGGGCATTGAACAACAAACGCGAGCTACAGACTGATCCTGCAGCAGTGAAGTAGCTGGCGGTATTCGGAGCACGTTTACGGGTGTTCTCGCCACAGCGAGGCTGCTCTGGCACAGCGTTAAACGAGCACTCCCTGATTGGGTCGGCAACACTACAAAACGCGAACTGGCGCCGAGTGCGCAACTcgtgcacgaaacggcaagtctGTTGGCGAGGAGGAAGAAAACATTCAATTCTATGAGTTATGTACAGTCTGTTGATACACGTCTTTCTCCGTAAGGAGAAAGCAGCAAGACCAAGTTGCCCGGATGAGTTCACAGTGACCAAAGCAAAGTAATGAATTACTCCAGGCCATCGTGCTTCTCTCTGACGGCCTCCTTGAATCGCTCTTCGAGCAGCGACAGCTCACTGATCAGGTCGGTGATGGCGTTGGTGAAGGCCTCCTGCGGAGTGTTGTCCGGCGTGGTCTGCAGGCGCAGGATGAACTTGTGCTCCAGAGGATGGGGCACCTTGTAGCCGGCGAAGAGGACGCAGGGGTCCTTGAGCAACTGCGCGCGGATCATGTTGGCCAGCGTGTGGTCTTCCTTGTTGACCGTGAAGATGGCCGCGTTGGGCACCTTGGTGTCTTTCTCGATGGTCACCTTCTTCTCACCATCGAACAGCAGGAACGACTCGAATGCCGGCGGTGCGTTCATGTCAGCGACGCCGACGTAGTGCGCGGTTCAGTGGAGACGCTAAGAGGGGCCTGAAGTAAGTGACGGCAAGCGAGTAGCTAGGAACAACACCTCCTAGATTTCTCGCGCCTGCcgaatgagcgcgaaacgccggtcatttaaggcggcgctgcctacgtaggtgTAAGGGTCTTTGTGCTTGGCCTTTGAGATTAGCAATTTTGACGTTTGTTACTAGTTttagaggatgccttgtattaaaaaagttgcttTTCAATGACAAtatcacttacgtagggttaattattaaaactttttacgttatttttctTGCATATAAGCTTCAAAAACGTAAAAATCTATTTGAAGACACCCTACTTGAGTAGCGCCACTACCGTAGTTCCAATGACcaccgcttcccaagtgaccgccgataatccggcaggcacaaaaaatctaggaggcgttgctagGAAAGACAGATGCTAGAACGTTTAAAGCGTTGGTTTAAAGTATAGTGAACTATAGTTTAAAGTGCGTTGGAGAcggcgaaaacaaaaaagtaacagTCACTTACGAAGCAAATTGTCAGTACAAATGTGTACGGCCGCAAGCAACAACGGAATTTAGCCGCCTTAACAAAACGCAACGTTACTAGTAACGTTGACAAAATGCTGCAAAATTTCACTAGAAGTTACCAGTCTTTCTAGAATAGCTTTAACAATGCTACATCTTACCACCATCTTCcctaaaaaaataaatgtaaaaaaattaaCCTTGTTTTAAATAAAAGCTTGTAAATCAAAACGGAATCATCAAAAATTGTATGCCTGTAAGCTTTAAAGTGCTAAATTCAAATAAAGTTAATGCCAAAGTTTGGCGTAATCGTAAAAAACAAGCGACCACACTGAAACATTTTCTCGCGGGTTCTCGAACGAATCGTGACTTGCCGagatttttctttcatttttctttcggttctttttcgtGCTCAGCGCCGGGGAGGTATGTGCTCTTCCGTTAATACCGTGTAGTTAAATCTCTCGAAATCCGCCTTGTACTTTAAAATATAGCTGCGTGTTATAGCCGAACGTGTACTTTGTTATTTAGTAAGAGCTTTGATGACAATATTTTGTTGATTCGAGATTTTAGGACGTCTTGATGCTTTCGGGTGTTCAGCTTGGGAAGGCCATGTCCCTCTCGGTGGTACGACTTGTCACAATTATCGTATATGTGTTAATTGGACAGTAATGTATCTTAACTATCGGCGTGTTCAAGTGCTTAGTTGCCGCGACGCAGTGTCAACCAAAACCTTTATTTGGTGTTACAAAGGGAGCTGTATTTTTTGCCATGTGTTGTTATAGGTCTGCGCTAACCTATTCGTTTGCCCACTTCTATGCTGATCGCGTGATGTGTAACGTCGTCGCTCTTGCAAAAAATAAACGGACCTGTGATATGCCGTGTCAAGGCCATCGCGATGGGTATTTGGTCAAGCACGGAAGGCTTTAAATGGTCAAAACGAGTTCAGGCTCCTGTCGTCGTGGTTTCACGAAGCCGACCGCGGCCTACATCGAGTCGACTCTAGGCCTTCCATTTTACGCCACGTAAAAGGTGAAAAATACAAACACTACAAAAGGCGTAGCTAGGGGTAATTTGATTATAAGCATTTTGCCTGGAACAATGCATCATTGAAAATCGAAGGACGTGGAAGGGAACGACATAAGCGTCAGTGttgtttcctctcgcgacaatgtCTGAGCTTGTGCTTGTATTTTCACTGATGCAGACGCGTCAACTAGCCCGTCTGTACGTCTTGCATCAAAACTGTTCGGCCATGCATGTCAAAGCACTGTGTGGGAGTCCTGGCCTAAAAGCCAATGAGGGAGGCGAGGGACGCTGAAATGGCTTTAGACTGAAGATGCAATCACTATTCCTTAATGGCCTGTGCTGTAATTTTATATGAAATATAAGACCTTTAAAGGGGTGTCATTTGTCTGTCCACGTTCCTGCAGCTAGTGCTTGAAAGGTCCGTTGTGCGTTTCAGGCGGGCCTGACGAGCAGCCATGGGGGCGTACAAGTACATGCAAGAGCTGTGGCGCAAGAAGCAGTCGGACGTGATGCGGTTCTTGCTGCGACTGCGCTGCTGGCACTACCGCCAGCTCAACACCTGTCACCGGGCACCCCGTCCCACCAGGCCCGACAAGGCACGTCGCCTGGGATACCGGGCCAAGCAGGGTGAGAGCTTTTTGCTCCTGTTCTGCGGTTCTGACTAGTGCTTGGCTATTTTCGAAGTATCCAGTGGACAGGCCTGTTTCCGCGGACGGCATTGAATTACTCGTGAATGCGGTGAGCTGTGATGTCATTGCGCTCTCGATACCAAAGGCACACCAAACCAGCACAGCACACTCGTCAGTTGGTTGAAAGGAAGTGGACTTCTGCAATCACAGAACAGTGGAAACTTTACTAGGCTGTCCTTGCATATGAGCATGTCCCAGGTGCTTGCAAATGATGCAGGGGATGTGTTCGCAGGGGCATGAGTCGGAAGGTCACATTGAATCTAATTCGAGGGCTGACACAATCGCAGAGTCAACGCACAGTCTCTGAAGTTCACATGGTTAAAAGCAGATCTCCTGTGGTGTTGTTGAAGTGCATTCTATCCTCATTCGCTGCGAAAGCTTTAT
This genomic interval from Rhipicephalus microplus isolate Deutch F79 chromosome 10, USDA_Rmic, whole genome shotgun sequence contains the following:
- the LOC119180632 gene encoding DNA-directed RNA polymerase II subunit RPB11-a, which produces MNAPPAFESFLLFDGEKKVTIEKDTKVPNAAIFTVNKEDHTLANMIRAQLLKDPCVLFAGYKVPHPLEHKFILRLQTTPDNTPQEAFTNAITDLISELSLLEERFKEAVREKHDGLE